In Camelus bactrianus isolate YW-2024 breed Bactrian camel chromosome 34, ASM4877302v1, whole genome shotgun sequence, one genomic interval encodes:
- the TSPAN11 gene encoding tetraspanin-11 isoform X1 encodes MAQCKAEPDDWLTVYLKYLLFVFNFFFWVGGAAVMAVGVWTLVEKSGYLSVLASSTFAASAYILIFAGALVMATGFLGFGAVVREDRSCLSTYFSLLLVIFLVELVAGVLAHLYYQRLSDELRQHLTRTLAENYRQPSAAEITASVDRLQQDFKCCGSNSSADWQHSTYILSREAEGRRVPDSCCKTVVARCGQRTHPSNIYKVEGGCITKLEQFLADHLLLMGAVGIGVACLQVCGMTLTCCLHRRLQLRSY; translated from the exons ATGGCCCAGTGCAAGGCCGAGCCGGACGACTGGCTGACCGTCTACCTGAAGTACTTACTCTTTGTCTTTAACTTCTTCTTCTGG GTGGGGGGCGCCGCCGTCATGGCCGTGGGCGTCTGGACCCTGGTGGAGAAGAGCGGCTACCTCAGTGTCCTGGCCTCCAGCACCTTCGCCGCCTCCGCCTACATCCTCATCTTCGCGGGCGCCCTCGTCATGGCGACCGGCTTCCTGGGCTTCGGTGCCGTCGTCCGTGAGGACCGGAGCTGCCTCTCCACG TACTTCTCCCTGTTGCTGGTCATCTTCCTCGTTGAGCTGGTGGCGGGGGTGCTGGCCCACCTGTACTACCAGAGG CTGAGCGACGAGCTAAGGCAGCACTTGACCCGGACCCTGGCAGAGAACTACCGGCAGCCCAGCGCTGCCGAGATCACGGCCTCCGTGGACCGTCTGCAGCAGGAT TTCAAATGCTGCGGGAGCAACAGCTCGGCCGACTGGCAGCACAGCACCTACATCCTGTCTCGGGAGGCCGAGGGCCGCCGGGTGCCTGACAGCTGCTGCAAGACAGTGGTGGCCCGTTGCGGCCAGCGGACCCACCCCTCCAACATCTACAAGGTGGAG GGCGGCTGCATCACCAAGCTGGAGCAGTTCCTGGCCGACCACCTGCTGCTCATGGGCGCGGTGGGCATCGGGGTGGCCTGCCTGCAG
- the TSPAN11 gene encoding tetraspanin-11 isoform X2 codes for MAQCKAEPDDWLTVYLKYLLFVFNFFFWVGGAAVMAVGVWTLVEKSGYLSVLASSTFAASAYILIFAGALVMATGFLGFGAVVREDRSCLSTYFSLLLVIFLVELVAGVLAHLYYQRFKCCGSNSSADWQHSTYILSREAEGRRVPDSCCKTVVARCGQRTHPSNIYKVEGGCITKLEQFLADHLLLMGAVGIGVACLQVCGMTLTCCLHRRLQLRSY; via the exons ATGGCCCAGTGCAAGGCCGAGCCGGACGACTGGCTGACCGTCTACCTGAAGTACTTACTCTTTGTCTTTAACTTCTTCTTCTGG GTGGGGGGCGCCGCCGTCATGGCCGTGGGCGTCTGGACCCTGGTGGAGAAGAGCGGCTACCTCAGTGTCCTGGCCTCCAGCACCTTCGCCGCCTCCGCCTACATCCTCATCTTCGCGGGCGCCCTCGTCATGGCGACCGGCTTCCTGGGCTTCGGTGCCGTCGTCCGTGAGGACCGGAGCTGCCTCTCCACG TACTTCTCCCTGTTGCTGGTCATCTTCCTCGTTGAGCTGGTGGCGGGGGTGCTGGCCCACCTGTACTACCAGAGG TTCAAATGCTGCGGGAGCAACAGCTCGGCCGACTGGCAGCACAGCACCTACATCCTGTCTCGGGAGGCCGAGGGCCGCCGGGTGCCTGACAGCTGCTGCAAGACAGTGGTGGCCCGTTGCGGCCAGCGGACCCACCCCTCCAACATCTACAAGGTGGAG GGCGGCTGCATCACCAAGCTGGAGCAGTTCCTGGCCGACCACCTGCTGCTCATGGGCGCGGTGGGCATCGGGGTGGCCTGCCTGCAG